From the Teredinibacter turnerae T7901 genome, one window contains:
- a CDS encoding alpha/beta hydrolase family protein, which produces MHERDTPKKNLPFGRWPSTIYAELVANGTPRIAEPCIVGSTIFWLQGLPQEKGRTTIMAQPLDGSAAPGSLLPSPLNARSKVHEYGGGSYLITETDIYFVQADDQQIYRIQRDPSLKSIPVAVTDTPSARYADLILDPTTNAIVAVCESHNAESAHPSNSLVSIDLNNGNVISIIAEGADFYASPTISSDGQYLAWLSWDAPDMPWDTTELAVTKRSVNGAFSQACATTVEGHSGHSLFLPRFHRNGDLYFVSDVNQWWNIYVIPQAHLRDNKTDSQPVTQMNAEFATPQWVFRMSTYDFLDNNTLLACASANGEWQLITLDLSKKQWPAPCQSVANAPSSISDLFADGNGHAGFIGAAPAQAPTLYLLDDNHNPVASTTSASPVREPEISRPLAVEFPTSQNANAYGFYYAPRNSQYKSDDDLPPLIVICHGGPTAATDTAFNAKIQYWTNRGFAVLDVNYRGSTGYGRDYRHALSGQWGVFDVDDVCAAAEYAVAQGWVDKNKLIIKGSSAGGYTVLAALAFRDTFSAGVSLYGIGDLETLAQDTHKFEAQYLEKLVGSYQQQPELYQQRSPIHAVDKISCPLLVFQGLEDKVVPPNQAEAMVDAVKNKGLYVEYVTFADEGHGFRNATNIKTMLETELAFYQKVFNL; this is translated from the coding sequence ATGCACGAGCGAGACACCCCCAAGAAAAACCTGCCTTTCGGTCGCTGGCCATCGACTATTTACGCAGAGCTGGTCGCCAACGGCACGCCGCGTATCGCCGAACCCTGTATTGTCGGCTCAACTATATTCTGGCTACAGGGGCTGCCCCAGGAAAAGGGCCGCACCACCATTATGGCGCAACCACTAGACGGCAGCGCAGCACCGGGCAGCCTGCTCCCGTCCCCGCTAAACGCGCGCTCCAAAGTACATGAATACGGCGGGGGCAGTTATCTTATAACTGAAACCGACATCTACTTCGTGCAGGCCGATGACCAGCAAATTTATCGTATCCAGCGCGACCCCAGCCTAAAATCAATTCCCGTGGCAGTAACCGACACGCCCAGCGCCCGCTATGCGGATCTTATTCTGGACCCCACCACCAATGCGATTGTCGCCGTGTGTGAAAGCCACAACGCAGAATCTGCGCACCCGTCAAACAGTTTGGTAAGCATAGATCTGAACAACGGAAACGTCATTTCGATCATTGCCGAAGGCGCAGACTTTTATGCGAGCCCGACCATTTCTTCAGATGGTCAATATCTGGCTTGGTTGAGCTGGGATGCGCCTGACATGCCCTGGGACACGACCGAACTTGCAGTGACCAAGCGCAGCGTAAACGGCGCGTTTAGCCAGGCATGCGCAACAACCGTTGAAGGCCATAGCGGCCATAGCCTGTTTTTGCCTAGGTTCCACCGCAACGGCGACCTCTATTTTGTCTCCGATGTTAATCAATGGTGGAATATTTATGTGATTCCCCAAGCGCACTTGCGCGATAACAAGACTGACAGCCAACCTGTTACCCAAATGAACGCTGAATTCGCAACACCCCAATGGGTGTTTCGCATGTCTACTTACGACTTTCTGGACAACAACACTTTGCTCGCCTGTGCCAGCGCCAATGGCGAATGGCAATTAATTACGCTGGATCTTTCCAAAAAACAATGGCCAGCCCCGTGCCAGTCTGTGGCAAATGCACCATCGTCTATTAGCGATTTATTTGCTGACGGCAACGGCCACGCTGGATTTATCGGCGCTGCTCCGGCGCAGGCACCTACACTCTATTTACTGGATGACAATCACAATCCAGTAGCATCCACAACGTCAGCTTCACCCGTAAGGGAACCCGAAATATCACGTCCCCTAGCCGTAGAATTCCCCACCAGCCAAAATGCAAACGCGTATGGATTTTACTACGCCCCGAGAAACAGTCAGTACAAAAGTGATGACGATTTACCACCGCTAATCGTTATTTGCCATGGCGGCCCAACTGCAGCCACCGACACCGCATTCAATGCGAAAATACAGTACTGGACAAACCGAGGCTTTGCGGTACTGGATGTCAACTATCGCGGCAGTACTGGCTATGGTCGCGACTACCGCCACGCGCTTTCCGGCCAGTGGGGCGTGTTCGATGTAGATGATGTATGTGCTGCTGCCGAATATGCAGTGGCGCAGGGCTGGGTCGACAAAAACAAGCTAATCATAAAAGGCAGCAGCGCCGGTGGTTATACGGTGCTCGCCGCCCTCGCCTTTCGCGATACATTCAGTGCGGGCGTCAGCTTGTACGGTATTGGCGACCTGGAAACCCTGGCACAAGATACCCATAAATTTGAAGCCCAATACCTGGAAAAACTGGTAGGTAGCTACCAACAGCAGCCAGAACTTTACCAACAACGTTCCCCAATTCACGCAGTCGATAAAATTAGCTGCCCACTCCTCGTTTTTCAGGGGCTTGAAGACAAGGTGGTACCGCCCAATCAGGCGGAAGCGATGGTTGATGCCGTAAAAAATAAAGGCCTGTACGTCGAGTATGTCACCTTCGCCGATGAAGGCCACGGATTTCGCAACGCCACCAATATAAAAACGATGCTGGAAACTGAACTGGCGTTTTATCAGAAGGTATTTAATTTATAA
- the kdsA gene encoding 3-deoxy-8-phosphooctulonate synthase, with protein MQHKVIKVGSIDVANDKPFTLFGGMNVLESQDLALKIAEKYVQVTQKLGIPYVFKASFDKANRSSIHSYRGPGMEKGLRIFEAVKKEFGIPVITDVHEPQQAAPVAEVVDVIQLPAFLARQTDLVEAMAKTDAVINVKKPQFLSPGQMRNIVEKFAEGGNENVILCERGACMGYDNLVVDMLGFRTMKEVSNGLPVIFDVTHALQCRDPLGAASGGRRQQTAELARAGLAVGLAGLFIEAHPNPNEAKCDGPSALPLDKLEPFLGQMKAVDNLVKVLPPLDIQ; from the coding sequence TTGCAACATAAAGTAATCAAAGTTGGCAGCATTGATGTTGCCAACGACAAGCCCTTCACCTTGTTCGGTGGTATGAACGTGCTCGAATCTCAGGATTTGGCGCTGAAAATCGCAGAAAAGTATGTGCAAGTGACCCAAAAATTGGGCATTCCCTACGTGTTTAAGGCCTCCTTCGACAAAGCCAACCGTTCCTCCATCCACTCGTATCGCGGGCCGGGAATGGAGAAAGGGCTGCGCATTTTTGAGGCAGTGAAGAAAGAATTTGGTATACCTGTGATCACCGATGTGCACGAACCTCAACAGGCGGCACCGGTGGCAGAAGTGGTGGATGTTATTCAGCTGCCTGCATTTTTGGCGCGCCAAACAGATTTGGTCGAAGCGATGGCCAAAACGGATGCGGTAATCAACGTGAAAAAACCGCAGTTTCTCAGCCCTGGGCAAATGAGAAATATCGTTGAGAAATTTGCAGAAGGTGGCAATGAAAATGTCATCTTATGTGAACGCGGAGCCTGCATGGGTTACGACAATCTGGTTGTCGATATGCTGGGTTTCCGAACCATGAAGGAAGTGAGTAACGGCTTGCCCGTCATTTTTGACGTAACTCACGCGTTACAGTGTCGCGATCCACTGGGTGCGGCCTCCGGGGGGCGCCGTCAGCAAACCGCTGAATTGGCGCGGGCTGGCCTGGCAGTGGGGTTGGCGGGGCTTTTTATTGAAGCCCACCCGAACCCGAACGAAGCCAAGTGCGATGGCCCCAGTGCCTTGCCACTGGACAAACTGGAACCCTTCCTTGGGCAGATGAAAGCCGTGGACAACCTGGTTAAGGTGTTGCCACCGCTGGATATTCAGTAG
- the eno gene encoding phosphopyruvate hydratase has protein sequence MSKIVDVVGFEVMDSRGNPTVMAEVVLESGVVGSACAPSGASTGSREALELRDGDKSRYLGKGVLKAVANINETIKPLLVGKDAAAQRELDQIMIDADGTDNKATLGANAILAVSLAAAKAAATDKGVPLYAHIAEINGTPGQYSMPVPMMNIVNGGEHADNNVDIQEFMVQPVSAPNFTEALRMGAEVFHALKKVLSGRGLNTAVGDEGGFAPNLPSNEGALEAIAEAVAAAGYKLGEDITLALDCASSEFYKDGVYDMAGEGKKFTADEFAAYLDELSSKYPILSIEDGMDESDWDGWDVLTKKIGSRVQLVGDDLFVTNTKILKEGIEKGIGNSILIKFNQIGSLSETLDAIKMAKDAGYTAVISHRSGETEDTTIADLAVATAAGQIKTGSLSRSDRIAKYNRLLRIEAELGEKAPYRGRAEFKA, from the coding sequence ATGAGTAAGATTGTAGACGTAGTTGGTTTTGAGGTAATGGACTCCCGCGGGAACCCTACCGTAATGGCGGAAGTGGTCCTGGAGTCGGGTGTTGTCGGTAGCGCATGTGCGCCTTCTGGAGCCTCTACCGGCTCCCGTGAAGCCCTGGAACTGCGCGATGGCGACAAAAGCCGCTACCTGGGTAAAGGTGTGCTGAAAGCGGTTGCCAATATCAACGAAACCATCAAGCCTCTGCTGGTGGGTAAAGACGCCGCCGCACAGCGCGAACTCGATCAAATCATGATCGACGCTGACGGCACTGATAACAAAGCCACTCTTGGCGCAAATGCTATTCTGGCAGTATCTCTGGCTGCAGCCAAAGCTGCGGCAACTGACAAAGGTGTTCCTCTTTACGCGCACATCGCGGAAATCAACGGCACCCCTGGCCAGTACAGCATGCCTGTTCCTATGATGAACATTGTTAACGGTGGTGAACACGCCGACAACAATGTCGACATCCAGGAATTCATGGTTCAGCCAGTTTCTGCGCCTAACTTCACCGAAGCACTGCGTATGGGCGCTGAAGTTTTCCACGCGCTGAAAAAAGTACTGTCTGGCCGTGGCCTGAACACTGCGGTAGGCGACGAAGGTGGCTTTGCTCCTAACCTGCCTTCCAACGAAGGTGCGCTGGAAGCTATCGCTGAAGCCGTAGCTGCTGCGGGTTACAAGCTGGGTGAAGACATCACTCTGGCTCTGGACTGTGCGTCATCTGAGTTCTACAAAGACGGCGTCTACGATATGGCTGGCGAAGGCAAAAAATTCACTGCAGACGAATTTGCTGCCTACCTGGACGAGCTGTCCAGCAAGTACCCCATCTTGTCTATTGAAGACGGTATGGACGAAAGCGACTGGGATGGCTGGGACGTTCTGACCAAGAAAATCGGTAGCCGCGTGCAGCTGGTTGGCGACGATCTGTTCGTAACCAACACCAAAATCCTGAAAGAAGGCATTGAGAAGGGTATTGGTAACTCCATCCTGATCAAATTCAACCAGATTGGTTCTTTGAGCGAAACGCTGGACGCGATCAAAATGGCGAAAGACGCAGGCTACACCGCCGTAATCTCTCACCGTTCCGGCGAAACCGAAGATACCACTATTGCTGACCTGGCAGTTGCAACTGCCGCAGGCC
- a CDS encoding cupin domain-containing protein, whose amino-acid sequence MSSVVSALKKANSLQDYWSPKVIADVDDAYVKVAKLKGSLAWHTHDEEDEAFFILSGRLLIQTESGDVQLEQGDFYVVPKGVAHNPIAEKECCVLLVERKSTLHTGTLITERTRSIDEQMAE is encoded by the coding sequence ATGAGCTCTGTCGTTTCTGCGTTGAAAAAGGCGAATTCTCTTCAAGATTACTGGTCTCCCAAAGTTATCGCTGACGTTGACGATGCCTATGTCAAAGTTGCAAAGCTTAAAGGTTCGCTTGCCTGGCACACTCATGATGAGGAAGATGAAGCATTTTTTATTCTCTCAGGACGTCTGCTCATTCAAACAGAAAGCGGCGATGTGCAGTTGGAACAAGGTGATTTTTATGTCGTTCCAAAGGGGGTTGCGCACAACCCAATTGCTGAGAAAGAATGCTGCGTGCTTCTTGTTGAAAGAAAAAGCACGTTGCACACAGGTACCCTAATAACAGAGAGAACCCGCTCAATCGACGAACAAATGGCGGAATAA
- a CDS encoding CTP synthase, translating into MTRFIFVTGGVVSSLGKGIASASLAAVLEARNLKVTILKLDPYINVDPGTMSPFQHGEVFVTEDGAETDLDLGHYERFIRSKMTKRNNFTTGRVYETVLRKERRGDYLGGTVQVIPHITDEIKRRILSGADGYDIALVEIGGTVGDIESQPFLEAVRQLKVELGGQRAMLIHLTLVPYIATAGETKTKPTQHSVKELRSIGLQPDVLLCRSEKEVEEEQRRKIALFTNVEERAVVPLADADSIYAIPKLLQGFKLDQYVLERFNLEAPEADLAEWDKVLELEQNATEQVTIAMVGKYMDLLDAYKSLNEAISHAGMHAGAEVKIKYINAEDIEEQGTGLLADADAILVPGGFGARGLEGKLSSVQYARENKIPYLGICLGMQCAVIEFARNVLKLDDANSTEFNPKTTHPVIGLITEWITSEGDRETRDESSDLGGTMRLGAQECHLEKGSKIAGIYGKDMIVERHRHRYEVNNTYLEAMREAGLRIGGWSSDDTLVETVELPDHPWFVASQFHPEFTSTPRDGHPLFLSYIKAALAARR; encoded by the coding sequence ATGACTCGATTTATTTTTGTTACGGGAGGCGTTGTATCGTCCTTGGGTAAAGGTATAGCGTCCGCTTCGCTCGCAGCAGTGCTGGAAGCGCGCAATCTCAAGGTGACGATTCTCAAACTCGACCCCTATATTAACGTTGACCCGGGCACTATGAGCCCGTTTCAGCACGGGGAGGTGTTTGTTACTGAAGACGGCGCCGAAACCGACTTGGATCTTGGTCATTACGAGCGATTTATTCGTAGCAAAATGACCAAGCGCAACAACTTTACCACGGGTCGTGTTTACGAGACGGTACTGCGCAAAGAGCGCCGGGGCGACTATCTCGGTGGCACTGTTCAAGTGATCCCGCACATTACCGATGAGATCAAACGTCGCATTCTGAGCGGCGCCGATGGGTACGATATTGCTTTGGTCGAAATCGGCGGTACGGTTGGCGATATCGAATCACAGCCATTTCTGGAAGCTGTGCGCCAGCTCAAAGTCGAATTGGGCGGCCAGCGTGCCATGCTGATTCACCTCACATTAGTGCCCTACATCGCAACGGCCGGTGAGACCAAGACCAAACCTACACAGCACTCAGTAAAAGAGCTGCGTTCGATTGGCTTGCAGCCGGATGTGCTGTTATGCCGCTCGGAAAAAGAGGTAGAAGAAGAGCAACGCCGCAAAATTGCACTCTTCACCAACGTCGAAGAGCGCGCGGTCGTTCCTCTGGCGGATGCGGATTCAATCTACGCCATTCCCAAGCTGCTGCAGGGCTTCAAACTCGATCAATATGTGCTGGAACGCTTCAATCTGGAAGCACCAGAGGCAGATTTGGCAGAGTGGGACAAAGTGCTCGAACTCGAGCAGAATGCGACTGAGCAGGTTACTATTGCCATGGTAGGTAAGTACATGGATCTGCTCGACGCCTATAAATCGCTTAACGAGGCGATTAGCCATGCGGGTATGCACGCCGGTGCTGAGGTAAAAATCAAATACATCAACGCAGAAGATATCGAAGAGCAGGGCACCGGGTTATTGGCTGATGCAGACGCAATTCTGGTTCCTGGCGGTTTTGGCGCGCGCGGTCTCGAGGGCAAGTTGTCCTCTGTGCAGTATGCCCGCGAAAACAAAATCCCCTATTTGGGTATTTGTCTGGGGATGCAATGTGCGGTTATCGAATTTGCGCGTAATGTACTTAAGCTGGATGACGCCAACAGCACTGAGTTCAACCCTAAAACAACGCATCCGGTGATCGGCCTGATTACCGAATGGATCACCTCTGAGGGTGACCGGGAAACCCGCGATGAATCGTCTGATCTGGGCGGGACAATGCGTTTGGGGGCTCAGGAGTGTCATTTGGAGAAAGGCTCCAAAATTGCAGGTATCTACGGCAAGGATATGATCGTGGAACGTCATCGTCACCGTTACGAAGTCAACAATACCTATTTGGAAGCCATGCGCGAAGCAGGTTTACGTATTGGCGGCTGGTCTTCCGATGACACTCTGGTAGAAACCGTTGAGCTGCCGGATCACCCCTGGTTTGTCGCCAGTCAATTCCACCCGGAATTTACTTCCACCCCGCGGGACGGGCATCCGCTGTTTTTAAGTTACATCAAAGCCGCGCTGGCGGCACGCCGGTAG
- a CDS encoding thioesterase II family protein produces MTSKWFIISQPKRAPAIRLICFPYAGGSAAIYFPWLAYLPEYVELVAVQLPGRANRINETPFVRMEALIESLFAEIVPLLDRPYVIFGHSLGSRMGIELIRKLSLEGKRLPSHFIASGSRAPHIPIQGGGLHDLPMDEFIGALRDLNGTPEEILKNDHLMRLCAPTIRADFCLGAHYVYKNEEQLPVRTTVFAGRSDVGLSDEQLVAWGQHFETGASVKMFDGDHFFLESNVSSVLEVINGILISMMEPQAEW; encoded by the coding sequence GTGACATCTAAATGGTTTATTATTTCCCAGCCAAAGCGCGCCCCGGCTATCAGGTTGATTTGTTTTCCTTATGCGGGCGGTAGTGCAGCTATATATTTTCCTTGGCTTGCGTATTTGCCAGAATATGTCGAGCTTGTTGCTGTTCAACTCCCTGGGCGTGCGAACAGAATCAATGAAACTCCTTTTGTAAGAATGGAGGCTTTAATAGAAAGCCTGTTCGCCGAAATTGTTCCGCTGCTCGATCGGCCTTACGTAATATTCGGGCACAGTTTAGGCAGCCGGATGGGAATTGAATTGATTCGTAAGCTGTCGCTAGAAGGAAAGCGTCTGCCATCACATTTTATTGCCTCGGGTAGTAGAGCTCCGCACATACCGATCCAGGGCGGCGGGCTACACGATTTGCCGATGGATGAATTTATTGGAGCGTTAAGAGATCTTAACGGCACGCCTGAAGAGATTTTGAAAAATGATCACCTTATGCGTCTGTGTGCCCCGACAATTCGGGCCGATTTCTGTTTGGGTGCTCATTATGTTTATAAAAATGAAGAACAATTACCTGTGCGGACAACGGTATTTGCAGGCCGTTCGGATGTTGGCCTTTCTGATGAACAATTAGTCGCATGGGGGCAACATTTCGAAACTGGGGCTTCTGTTAAAATGTTTGACGGCGACCATTTCTTTTTGGAGTCCAATGTGTCGAGTGTACTAGAGGTAATAAATGGTATTCTCATTTCGATGATGGAGCCGCAGGCAGAGTGGTAA
- the tilS gene encoding tRNA lysidine(34) synthetase TilS, whose product MVVFPGLQAYETQLRDAKGVWIAFSGGLDSTVLLHQAAQLGLEHLQAVHVNHQLSPNAQAWQRHCEDTANSLGVPLTVRTVSVDDFGGGVEDAARKLRYQIFSELLKPGEILLTAHHANDQAETLIYRLMRGAGLKGLCGVPRSRNLGRRKTLVRPFLDVARPQLEAWADDHAVRWIKDESNDDTSFDRNYIRHEVMPALSARWPGAIERIATSASLLAESQELLDAYLDDDLNACKLRKERVGESLILNVFLNFSEVRQHHLLRYWIGRSDCLMPSQQHLAEVRKLLLAAEDAKPEVSWGPAGVRGGSIYRYQNRLYLAPRLNYAVEREACYKNWDGVTKLQLGNFSIVGKPAEVGLAPGNYRVLFREGGERCQPADRQNSQTLKKLLQEYRLEPWLRDVVPLVYAGQELVAVGDLWICQGFETSGGFQPVWRIE is encoded by the coding sequence ATGGTCGTTTTTCCAGGTTTGCAAGCTTACGAAACGCAATTGCGAGATGCAAAGGGCGTTTGGATTGCATTCAGCGGTGGTTTGGATTCCACGGTGTTATTGCATCAAGCAGCGCAGTTGGGCCTGGAGCATCTGCAAGCCGTACACGTAAACCATCAATTGTCACCCAATGCGCAGGCTTGGCAGCGCCATTGCGAGGATACCGCAAATTCATTGGGTGTGCCGCTGACCGTAAGAACGGTCAGTGTGGATGACTTTGGCGGTGGGGTAGAAGATGCCGCGCGTAAACTTCGTTACCAGATTTTTAGCGAGCTGCTTAAGCCTGGCGAAATTTTACTCACAGCGCATCACGCGAATGATCAGGCTGAAACACTCATTTACCGGCTGATGCGGGGCGCAGGTTTGAAAGGACTGTGCGGTGTTCCTCGATCCCGGAATCTGGGGAGAAGAAAAACTCTGGTGCGCCCTTTTTTGGATGTGGCGCGCCCGCAGTTGGAGGCGTGGGCCGACGATCACGCGGTGCGCTGGATCAAAGACGAGAGCAACGACGATACGTCGTTCGACCGCAACTATATTCGCCACGAGGTGATGCCTGCGCTCTCCGCCCGTTGGCCGGGAGCTATTGAGCGTATCGCGACCTCGGCGAGTCTTCTCGCGGAAAGTCAGGAACTGCTCGATGCCTATCTAGACGACGATCTCAACGCCTGCAAGTTGCGCAAAGAACGTGTTGGTGAGAGCCTCATACTCAATGTCTTTCTGAATTTCTCCGAAGTTCGCCAGCACCATCTTCTGCGCTATTGGATTGGGCGGAGTGATTGTTTAATGCCATCCCAGCAGCACCTTGCAGAGGTACGCAAGCTATTATTGGCGGCGGAAGATGCGAAACCTGAGGTTAGCTGGGGCCCTGCGGGCGTGCGCGGTGGCAGCATCTACCGCTATCAAAACCGCTTATACCTGGCGCCCCGACTAAATTACGCAGTCGAACGTGAAGCCTGCTACAAAAACTGGGATGGTGTTACTAAGCTTCAACTGGGTAACTTTTCCATTGTCGGTAAGCCTGCCGAAGTTGGCCTTGCGCCCGGTAATTATCGGGTTTTGTTCAGGGAAGGTGGCGAACGCTGTCAGCCTGCAGATAGGCAGAACTCTCAGACATTGAAGAAGTTGTTACAGGAATATCGCCTGGAGCCGTGGTTGCGGGACGTGGTACCGCTGGTTTATGCGGGCCAGGAGCTGGTGGCAGTGGGCGATTTGTGGATTTGTCAGGGCTTCGAGACGAGCGGCGGATTTCAGCCTGTTTGGCGCATTGAGTAG